The following are encoded in a window of Castanea sativa cultivar Marrone di Chiusa Pesio chromosome 9, ASM4071231v1 genomic DNA:
- the LOC142611336 gene encoding dehydration-responsive element-binding protein 2F, which translates to MENCRKSPLKPWKKGPTRGKGGPQNASCEYRGVRQRTWGKWVAEIREPKKRTRLWLGSFATAEEAAMAYDDAARRLYGPDAYLNLPHLQPHHSNSLIKAQKFKWFPSKNFISMFPSCGLLNINAQPSVHVIHQRLQELKQNGVQNQTPSSSSPSCDSKADQVQTMSEKTQVENPAAKEKDAKIPSDKMIGACEEKPQIDLNEFLQQLGILKEERQSETTDATGSFAVPDSPLKDYGEELGALADKTFNWDALIEMHGIVDQGEEVGNFQVYDCNEELSFPTSIWNF; encoded by the coding sequence ATGGAAAATTGCAGAAAATCCCCATTAAAACCATGGAAGAAAGGTCCAACAAGAGGCAAAGGTGGCCCTCAGAACGCCTCGTGTGAGTATCGAGGTGTTCGACAAAGAACTTGGGGCAAATGGGTTGCTGAGATAAGAGAGCCTAAGAAGAGAACTAGACTGTGGTTAGGCTCTTTTGCCACAGCTGAAGAAGCTGCCATGGCTTATGATGACGCAGCAAGGAGATTGTATGGCCCAGATGCTTATCTCAATCTTCCTCACCTTCAGCCTCACCACTCCAATTCTCTTATCAAAGCCCAAAAATTCAAATGGTTTCCTTCCAAGAATTTTATTTCCATGTTTCCTTCTTGTGGGTTGCTCAATATAAATGCCCAACCTAGTGTTCATGTCATTCATCAGAGGCTTCAAGAACTGAAGCAAAATGGGGTTCAAAATCAAACCCCTTCTTCCAGTTCACCTTCCTGTGATTCAAAAGCCGATCAAGTCCAGACCATGAGTGAGAAAACCCAAGTAGAAAACCCAGCCGCGAAGGAGAAAGACGCAAAAATTCCATCAGACAAGATGATAGGAGCTTGTGAGGAGAAACCACAGATTGATCTCAATGAGTTTCTTCAGCAGCTGGGTATACTGAAGGAAGAGAGACAGTCAGAAACAACTGATGCCACAGGAAGCTTTGCGGTGCCAGATTCTCCATTGAAAGATTATGGTGAAGAACTTGGGGCCTTAGCTGACAAGACTTTCAATTGGGATGCACTGATTGAGATGCATGGGATTGTTGATCAAGGAGAAGAAGTGGGTAACTTCCAAGTTTATGATTGTAATGAAGAGCTGAGTTTCCCTACTTCCATTTGGAATTTCTGA